A genomic window from Diospyros lotus cultivar Yz01 chromosome 2, ASM1463336v1, whole genome shotgun sequence includes:
- the LOC127793844 gene encoding omega-hydroxypalmitate O-feruloyl transferase — protein sequence MENGGVQTFELVVKQGRPALVPPAEQTEKGLYFLSNLDQNIAVVVRTIYSFKSEQKGNEEAARVIRDALSRVLVRYYPLAGRLTISPEGKLTVDCTGEGAVFVEAEANCTIEEIGDNTKPDPVTLGKLVYDIPGAKNILEIPPLVAQVTKFKCGGFVLGLCMNHCMFDGLGAMEFVNSWGETARGLPLRVPPFLDRTILKARNPPEIEFPHHEFAEIEDISDTADLYKQEMLYRSFCFGPDKLEQLKLRAMEDGSLNKCTTFEALSAFVWRARSKALKLKPDQRTKLLFAVDGRPRFEPPLPEGYFGNGIVLTNSMCPAGELMDNPFPFAVRLVQEAVKMVTDSCMRSAIDYFEVTRARPSLTATLLITTWSRLSFHTTDFGWGEPLLSGPVALPEKEVILFLSHGKDRKNINVLLGLPAPAMKIFEDLMKI from the exons ATGGAGAATGGTGGTGTCCAGACATTTGAGCTTGTGGTGAAGCAGGGACGGCCGGCGCTTGTCCCTCCGGCAGAGCAGACGGAGAAGGGTCTCTACTTCCTCTCCAACCTTGACCAGAACATAGCAGTCGTGGTTCGCACCATTTACTCCTTTAAATCTGAGCAGAAAGGCAACGAGGAAGCTGCCAGAGTCATCAGGGATGCCTTGTCAAGAGTCCTTGTTCGCTACTACCCGCTTGCTGGGCGGCTGACAATTAGTCCCGAGGGGAAGCTTACAGTGGATTGCACTGGGGAAGGAGCTGTTTTCGTCGAGGCAGAGGCCAATTGTACCATAGAAGAGATAGGTGACAACACCAAGCCTGATCCTGTGACTCTTGGCAAGCTGGTTTATGACATTCCTGGTGCCAAAAACATTCTTGAAATTCCCCCTCTGGTGGCTCAG GTGACAAAGTTCAAATGTGGAGGATTTGTCCTCGGCCTCTGCATGAACCACTGCATGTTCGATGGGCTCGGTGCAATGGAATTTGTGAACTCATGGGGAGAAACAGCCAGAGGCTTACCCCTCCGAGTCCCCCCATTTCTAGACAGAACCATTCTCAAGGCTCGAAACCCCCCAGAGATCGAGTTTCCCCACCACGAATTTGCTGAAATCGAAGATATATCAGACACTGCCGATCTCTACAAACAAGAAATGCTGTACAGATCCTTCTGTTTTGGCCCTGACAAACTTGAACAACTCAAACTTAGAGCAATGGAAGACGGGAGTCTAAACAAGTGCACTACATTTGAAGCTCTTTCTGCATTTGTCTGGCGAGCCCGAAGCAAGGCCCTGAAGCTGAAACCTGACCAGCGAACCAAGCTGCTCTTTGCAGTTGATGGCCGGCCTAGATTTGAGCCACCACTGCCAGAAGGATACTTTGGCAATGGCATAGTGTTGACCAATTCTATGTGCCCTGCAGGGGAGCTGATGGACAACCCCTTTCCCTTCGCGGTAAGACTAGTTCAGGAGGCAGTTAAAATGGTCACTGACAGCTGCATGAGATCAGCGATCGACTACTTTGAAGTAACAAGAGCCAGGCCTTCACTGACTGCAACTCTGCTGATCACCACCTGGTCCCGGCTCTCCTTCCACACCACCGACTTTGGGTGGGGAGAGCCTCTGTTATCAGGCCCTGTGGCCTTGCCTGAGAAGGAAGTgattctcttcctttctcatggCAAAGACAGGAAAAACATCAATGTGCTTCTGGGATTGCCGGCCCCTGCCATGAAAATCTTTGAAGATCTCATGAAGATCTAG
- the LOC127795393 gene encoding DEK domain-containing chromatin-associated protein 1, which translates to MASETLGDTKQEEMASGEEKGEEVKQEEKAEGKEGGDAEMKEEGDNQEMSDKKAEGEKGGDAEVAEEKGGEEEEEEGREEEEEKSEEEAKEEGEEKGEESKEVAEEGRKKSRRSRKKGEGGRKKPEGEPGSKEPVTPSERPIRERKTVERYSEPSSGKIANKGLSIERGRGTKLKDIPNVAFKLSKRKPDDNLQTLHTILFGKKAKSHNLKKNIGQFSGYVWVENEEKQRAKIKEKLDKCIKEKLLDFCDVLNVPINKANIKKEELLAKLLEFLESPYPTTDNLLADKEQKGRKRKTKTTPSRKASSGEASGARSKKKSPQVGEKRKRSSKAEEDEADDEVEPSDTKDKSQDDGNGDKTPEEESDQVEDKSEEEEEEDEPKEKVPVEKKSSKRNMKDSGSKSSEKSKSAMKSTPVKSITTSNKPTKKATSSVSKKSASDAGGASASGSKSKASASKKQKVEKESKDQGAPSVEKGKNKKPPSKSPPKASTKDQGKGKSGKKAKPEPTNEEMHAVVADILKQVDFNTATLSDILRQLGAHFGVDLMHRKAEVKAIITDVINSMSDDEDEEEAGSGDDVEKQDGSDNED; encoded by the exons ATGGCGTCGGAAACCCTAGGCGACACGAAACAAGAGGAGATGGCTAGTGGGGAAGAAAAAGGGGAGGAGGTGAAACAAGAGGAGAAGGCAGAGGGCAAGGAAGGGGGAGATGCGGAAATGAAGGAAGAAGGCGATAATCAGGAGATGTCGGACAAGAAGGCGGAAGGCGAGAAAGGAGGCGACGCGGAAGTGGCGGAGGAGAAGgggggggaggaggaggaggaggaggggcgggaggaggaggaggagaaaagcGAAGAAGAGGCCAAGGAGGAAGGAGAGGAGAAAGGCGAAGAGAGTAAGGAGGTAGCAGAGGAGGGAAGGAAGAAGTCCAGGAGGAGTCGGAAGAAAGGGGAGGGAGGTAGGAAGAAGCCTGAGGGCGAGCCGGGCTCCAAGGAGCCTGTTACTCCGAGCGAGAGGCCGATCAGGGAGAGGAAGACGGTAGAGCGCTACTCTGAGCCCTCTTCGGGCAAAATCGCAAACAAAGGGTTGTCAATTGAGAGG GGACGAGGAACGAAGCTTAAGGATATTCCAAATG TGGCTTTCAAGTTATCCAAAAGAAAACCTGATGACAACCTGCAGACACTTCACACAATTCTTTTTGGGAAGAAAGCAAag TCacataatttgaagaaaaacatAGGACAGTTTTCTGGCTATGTGTGGGTGGAAAATGag GAAAAACAGAGAGCAAAGATTAAGGAGAAGCTTGATAAATGTATTAAGGAGAAATTATTGGATTTCTGTGATGTTCTGAATGTTCCTATTAATAAGGCAAATATAAAGAAG GAGGAACTTTTAGCAAAATTGTTGGAGTTTTTGGAATCTCCATATCCTACCACAGATAATTTGCTTGCTGATAAAGAACAG AAAGGTAGAAAACGGAAGACAAAGACTACACCAAGCAGAAAAGCAAGTTCTGGAGAGGCATCAGGAGCCCGGAGCAAG AAGAAATCTCCTCAAGTTGGTGAGAAGCGTAAGCGCTCTTCAAAAGCTGAGGAAGACGAAGCTGATGATGAGGTTGAGCCTTCAGACACAAAGGATAAATCACAGGATGATGGCAATGGTGATAAAACCCCAGAGGAAGAGAGTGATCAGGTGGAGGATAAGtctgaagaagaggaagaagaagatgaaccaAAAGAGAAAGTTCCTGTTGAAAAAAAATCTTCCAAAAGGAATATGAAGGATTCGGGTTCTAAATCTAGTGAAAAATCTAAATCTGCTATGAAGAGCACACCTGTGAAATCTATCACAACGTCTAATAAACCAACTAAGAAAGCTACCAGTTCAGTGTCCAAGAAAAGTGCAAGTGATGCTGGTGGAGCTTCTGCTTCGGGATCCAAGTCCAAGGCCTCTGCAAGTAAAAAGCAGAAGGTTGAAAAGGAAAGCAAGGATCAAGGTGCTCCTTCTGTGGAGAAGGGAAAAAACAAGAAACCGCCTAGCAAGTCTCCACCAAAAGCATCAACAAAAGACCAAG GGAAAGGAAAATCTGGCAAGAAGGCTAAGCCTGAACCCACCAATGAAGAGATGCATGCGGTTGTTGCAGATATTCTGAAGCAAGTGGACTTCAACACA GCTACTTTATCTGATATTCTTAGGCAACTTG GCGCACACTTTGGAGTGGATTTGATGCACAGGAAAGCAGAGGTGAAGGCAATAATTACAGATGTTATAAATAGCATGtctgatgatgaagatgaagaggaagCTGGTAGCGGAGATGACGTTGAGAAACAAGATGGCAGTGATAACGAAGACTAG
- the LOC127795916 gene encoding SWI/SNF complex subunit SWI3A isoform X2 has translation MENSQDPGLKHPLPADESRLDLYTVPARSSWFSWGDIHEIEKFHLREFFDGSSITRTPKIYKEYRDFIISKFREDPSRRLTFSEVRKSLVGDVTLLHKVFAFLDSRGLINFGTPRGEGDGADQGSSQGRWKVTVEEGAPVGVRVVAVPNSLKPVTIPPGWCNGGGEVAENGVRLPPLASCRDVYSEQKRMVCRNCKDSCESGRYEYTKDRSFIICLKCYKDGNYGENKSTDDFKFLERIPDGENHESSWTEAETLLLLESVLRHGDNWDLVAEIVKTKSKADCISKLIQLPFGELMFGSTHRRGRLNENDGNMSSAEQGQLASVSQSQENIKMQDQGDGDKNENKENGDSENQSQEVPPLKRKHSTSPPDMGNSLMKKVAVITSMVDPHITASAAEAAVMALCEEYQCPREMFDGDDDEDKELGSSPQNNLALQTEGSGIEERPNELESQETSSPKNTMPLTFRVRAAAATAFGAAAAHAKLLADQEEREIEYLVATIVETQLKKLQRKVKHFDDLELIMKNEYTQLKDLKESIVSERMNALRKVFDAGISRRRDDAIVKSQMDGGL, from the exons ATGGAGAACTCACAGGATCCGGGTTTAAAACACCCGCTTCCCGCCGACGAATCTCGCCTCGACCTCTACACAGTCCCAGCCCGTTCCA GCTGGTTCTCTTGGGGAGACATTCACGAAATCGAGAAATTCCACCTCCGAGAGTTCTTCGACGGAAGCTCAATCACGAGAACCCCCAAAATTTACAAGGAATACAGGGACTTTATCATCTCCAAGTTCAGGGAGGACCCGTCCCGCCGGCTCACATTCAGCGAAGTCCGGAAATCCCTAGTCGGTGACGTCACTTTGCTCCATAAGGTCTTCGCGTTTCTAGATTCACGGGGTTTGATCAATTTTGGTACGCCGAGGGGCGAGGGTGACGGGGCGGACCAGGGGAGTAGTCAGGGGAGGTGGAAGGTTACGGTTGAGGAAGGGGCTCCGGTTGGCGTTCGGGTCGTCGCGGTTCCTAATTCGTTGAAGCCCGTGACAATACCGCCTGGCTGGTGCAATGGCGGTGGTGAAGTGGCGGAGAATGGGGTTCGATTGCCGCCCTTGGCTTCTTGTAGGGATGTTTATAGTGAGCAGAAGCGAATGGTGTGTAGGAATTGCAAAGACAGTTGCGAGTCTGGACGTTACGAGTACACGAAA GATAGAAGCTTCATAATATGTCTGAAGTGCTATAAGGATGGAAACTATGGGGAAAACAAGTCTACGGATGATTTTAAGTTCCTTGAACGCATTCCAGATGGTGAAAACCATGAATCTTCTTGGACTGAAGCAGAAACTCTTCTTCTTTTAGAATCTGTTTTGAGGCACGGAGACAACTGGGACCTTGTTGCTGAAATTGTTAAAACTAAGAGTAAAGCCGATTGTATTTCGAAACTGATACAGCTGCCTTTTGGAGAACTTATGTTTGGTTCTACCCACAGAAGAGGTAGATTAAATGAGAACGATGGCAACATGAGCAGTGCTGAGCAGGGACAATTGGCTTCAGTGTCTCAGTCTCAAGAAAATATCAAGATGCAGGATCAAGGTGATGGTGATAAGAATGAAAACAAGGAGAATGGAGATTCTGAGAACCAATCCCAGGAAGTCCCTCCTTTAAAGAGGAAGCACTCAACTTCACCTCCAGATATGGGCAATTCACTGATGAAAAAG GTAGCTGTCATCACTTCCATGGTTGACCCACATATCACAGCTTCTGCTGCCGAGGCTGCTGTAATGGCTCTTTGCGAGGAATATCAATGTCCGAGGGAAATGTTTGATGGTGACGATGATGAAGATAAGGAGTTGGGATCTTCTCCCCAAAATAACTT AGCACTTCAGACTGAGGGTTCAGGGATTGAGGAGAGGCCCAATGAATTAG AGTCTCAGGAGACATCTTCTCCGAAGAATACAATGCCTCTTACTTTCCGAGTGAGAGCTGCAGCAGCAACAGCTTTTGGTGCGGCTGCTGCTCATGCCAAGTTATTGGCAGATCAGGAGGAAAGAGAAATAGAATATTTAGTGGCAACCATAGTTGAAACGCAG TTGAAGAAGTTGCAACGTAAAGTAAAGCATTTTGACGATCTGGAGCTAATAATGAAGAATGAATATACGCAACTGAAGGATCTGAAGGAGTCTATAGTATCGGAGCGGATGAATGCGTTGCGAAAGGTATTCGATGCAGGTATATCCAGGCGGAGGGATGATGCTATtgtaaaatctcaaatggaTGGTGGACTTTGA
- the LOC127795916 gene encoding SWI/SNF complex subunit SWI3A isoform X1: protein MENSQDPGLKHPLPADESRLDLYTVPARSSWFSWGDIHEIEKFHLREFFDGSSITRTPKIYKEYRDFIISKFREDPSRRLTFSEVRKSLVGDVTLLHKVFAFLDSRGLINFGTPRGEGDGADQGSSQGRWKVTVEEGAPVGVRVVAVPNSLKPVTIPPGWCNGGGEVAENGVRLPPLASCRDVYSEQKRMVCRNCKDSCESGRYEYTKFTCQDRSFIICLKCYKDGNYGENKSTDDFKFLERIPDGENHESSWTEAETLLLLESVLRHGDNWDLVAEIVKTKSKADCISKLIQLPFGELMFGSTHRRGRLNENDGNMSSAEQGQLASVSQSQENIKMQDQGDGDKNENKENGDSENQSQEVPPLKRKHSTSPPDMGNSLMKKVAVITSMVDPHITASAAEAAVMALCEEYQCPREMFDGDDDEDKELGSSPQNNLALQTEGSGIEERPNELESQETSSPKNTMPLTFRVRAAAATAFGAAAAHAKLLADQEEREIEYLVATIVETQLKKLQRKVKHFDDLELIMKNEYTQLKDLKESIVSERMNALRKVFDAGISRRRDDAIVKSQMDGGL, encoded by the exons ATGGAGAACTCACAGGATCCGGGTTTAAAACACCCGCTTCCCGCCGACGAATCTCGCCTCGACCTCTACACAGTCCCAGCCCGTTCCA GCTGGTTCTCTTGGGGAGACATTCACGAAATCGAGAAATTCCACCTCCGAGAGTTCTTCGACGGAAGCTCAATCACGAGAACCCCCAAAATTTACAAGGAATACAGGGACTTTATCATCTCCAAGTTCAGGGAGGACCCGTCCCGCCGGCTCACATTCAGCGAAGTCCGGAAATCCCTAGTCGGTGACGTCACTTTGCTCCATAAGGTCTTCGCGTTTCTAGATTCACGGGGTTTGATCAATTTTGGTACGCCGAGGGGCGAGGGTGACGGGGCGGACCAGGGGAGTAGTCAGGGGAGGTGGAAGGTTACGGTTGAGGAAGGGGCTCCGGTTGGCGTTCGGGTCGTCGCGGTTCCTAATTCGTTGAAGCCCGTGACAATACCGCCTGGCTGGTGCAATGGCGGTGGTGAAGTGGCGGAGAATGGGGTTCGATTGCCGCCCTTGGCTTCTTGTAGGGATGTTTATAGTGAGCAGAAGCGAATGGTGTGTAGGAATTGCAAAGACAGTTGCGAGTCTGGACGTTACGAGTACACGAAA TTCACTTGCCAGGATAGAAGCTTCATAATATGTCTGAAGTGCTATAAGGATGGAAACTATGGGGAAAACAAGTCTACGGATGATTTTAAGTTCCTTGAACGCATTCCAGATGGTGAAAACCATGAATCTTCTTGGACTGAAGCAGAAACTCTTCTTCTTTTAGAATCTGTTTTGAGGCACGGAGACAACTGGGACCTTGTTGCTGAAATTGTTAAAACTAAGAGTAAAGCCGATTGTATTTCGAAACTGATACAGCTGCCTTTTGGAGAACTTATGTTTGGTTCTACCCACAGAAGAGGTAGATTAAATGAGAACGATGGCAACATGAGCAGTGCTGAGCAGGGACAATTGGCTTCAGTGTCTCAGTCTCAAGAAAATATCAAGATGCAGGATCAAGGTGATGGTGATAAGAATGAAAACAAGGAGAATGGAGATTCTGAGAACCAATCCCAGGAAGTCCCTCCTTTAAAGAGGAAGCACTCAACTTCACCTCCAGATATGGGCAATTCACTGATGAAAAAG GTAGCTGTCATCACTTCCATGGTTGACCCACATATCACAGCTTCTGCTGCCGAGGCTGCTGTAATGGCTCTTTGCGAGGAATATCAATGTCCGAGGGAAATGTTTGATGGTGACGATGATGAAGATAAGGAGTTGGGATCTTCTCCCCAAAATAACTT AGCACTTCAGACTGAGGGTTCAGGGATTGAGGAGAGGCCCAATGAATTAG AGTCTCAGGAGACATCTTCTCCGAAGAATACAATGCCTCTTACTTTCCGAGTGAGAGCTGCAGCAGCAACAGCTTTTGGTGCGGCTGCTGCTCATGCCAAGTTATTGGCAGATCAGGAGGAAAGAGAAATAGAATATTTAGTGGCAACCATAGTTGAAACGCAG TTGAAGAAGTTGCAACGTAAAGTAAAGCATTTTGACGATCTGGAGCTAATAATGAAGAATGAATATACGCAACTGAAGGATCTGAAGGAGTCTATAGTATCGGAGCGGATGAATGCGTTGCGAAAGGTATTCGATGCAGGTATATCCAGGCGGAGGGATGATGCTATtgtaaaatctcaaatggaTGGTGGACTTTGA
- the LOC127794595 gene encoding recQ-mediated genome instability protein 1 has translation MTRRRLRLRYSSSSEEDEADQRRRPQPEQRQQPLELDDHDEEIEEDDIEVELQDSTLNFRTITLNPPNPNPNPNTNPSALVQLEVSDDDDVFIDVPENLSPPSPNPPPPPPPVAEEDRSFQASFTPRTSSSNSSQASDCPISVYIGRLGLRLRREWLDSCIRGLESLVPGFGSLDVAGKAKLCFGQFLCSDMNFSGAGSLPENVHSMHLIDLAGPFVLQVDEIVNISCPLKGRYQNASAGLKRCLKLSMTDGVQRVFGMEYRPIKDLDVLAPAGLKVAICNVNIRRGLLMLVPEVFEVLGGAVEDLEAARQRLVHEVNKPPRGKRTRTGVVPPLATRATLGAWPPDNVSTAGQDSNPLPQTTAPRQAAEEDRTSGISTREGAREEFSIPVNRENAEPNPSPPVPDVDEIHMVNVVDHPFILSGDREVPFTYLASLSAKWAAVKDKAPSVQGKVKCFLTGVKGFQYKNRTTFDLCVYVDDGSLISEILIDHNVVQRGIGHSPEEVTAALASSDPNRVRDMKGTLKQFQIFLANFEGTMLVKISEASPLPIAIEMNQGFPSSDAWLLLRRIQSANTAQPQHIAEPQQDPHLDPIPIDLSP, from the exons ATGACGAGAAGACGCCTCAGATTGCGGTATTCCTCTTCCTctgaagaagatgaagcagaTCAACGGCGACGACCTCAACCAGAACAACGACAACAGCCCCTTGAACTCGATGATCATGAtgaagaaatagaagaagacGATATTGAAGTTGAATTACAAGATTCTACTCTCAACTTCCGAACCATAACCCTAAACCCTCCCAATCCTAACCCTAATCCTAATACCAATCCCTCCGCGCTTGTTCAGCTCGAAGTCTCCGACGATGACGACGTTTTTATCGACGTTCCCGAAAACCTATCGCCGCCGTCTCCTAATCCACCGCCACCCCCGCCTCCGGTTGCCGAAGAGGACCGGTCCTTCCAAGCTTCTTTCACCCCCAGAACCAGTAGTAGTAATTCTTCCCAAGCCTCTGATTGCCCGATCAGTGTGTATATTGGGAGGCTCGGCTTGAGGTTGCGGAGGGAATGGTTGGATTCCTGTATTCGGGGGTTGGAGAGCTTGGTTCCGGGATTTGGGAGCTTGGATGTGGCTGGTAAGGCAAAGCTCTGTTTCGGCCAGTTCTTGTGCTCTGATATGAACTTCTCTGGTGCTGGAAGTCTGCCCGAGAATGTGCACAGCATGCATCTTATTGACCTTGCTGGCCCTTTCGTTTTGCAG GTTGATGAAATTGTAAATATCAGTTGTCCCCTGAAAGGAAGGTACCAGAATGCTTCAGCTGGACTTAAGAGATGCCTCAAGTTGTCCATGACTGACGGTGTTCAACGCGTGTTTGGCATGGAATACCGGCCTATCAAGGATCTTGATGTTCTGGCCCCTGCAGGACTGAAG GTTGCCATTTGCAATGTAAATATAAGGCGTGGGCTTCTGATGTTGGTTCCTGAAGTTTTTGAAGTTTTAGGAGGAGCGGTTGAGGATTTGGAAGCAGCAAGGCAGAGGCTTGTCCATGAAGTAAATAAGCCACCAAGGGGAAAAAG aACCAGGACAGGAGTGGTTCCTCCCTTAGCAACCAGGGCTACTCTTGGTGCATGGCCACCTGACAATGTCAGCACTGCAGGGCAAGATAGTAATCCATTACCACAAACTACAGCTCCTCGTCAGGCAGCTGAAGAAG aTAGGACATCTGGTATCTCTACCAGGGAAGGGGCAAGAGAGGAGTTCTCTATTCCCGTTAACAGGGAAAATGCTGAACCAAATCCATCACCTCCTGTTCCAGATGTTGATGAAATTCATATGGTTAATGTGGTGGACCACCCATTCATTCTGAGTGGAGACAGAGAAGTCCCCTTCACTTATTTAGCTAGTCTGTCAGCTAAATGGGCTGCAGTGAAGGACAAAGCTCCTAGTGTTCAGGGGAAAGTTAAG TGCTTTTTGACTGGTGTAAAGGGATTCCAGTATAAGAACAGGACCACGTTTGACCTTTgtgtctatgttgatgatggTAGCCTCATCTCTGAGATCCTTATAGATCACAAT GTTGTGCAAAGAGGAATAGGTCATTCTCCTGAGGAGGTCACTGCTGCCCTTGCTTCTTCAGACCCTAATAGAGTTAGGGATATGAAGGGGACGTTGAAACAGTTCCAGATTTTCTTAGCGAACTTCGAG GGTACGATGCTTGTGAAGATTAGTGAAGCCTCTCCTCTCCCAATTGCTATTGAAATGAACCAGGGCTTCCCTTCATCTGATGCTTGGCTACTTTTGAGAAGAATACAGTCAGCTAATACTGCTCAACCGCAGCATATTGCTGAACCACAACAGGATCCCCACCTCGATCCCATTCCCATAGACCTATCGCCTTGA